Below is a window of Cydia strobilella chromosome 8, ilCydStro3.1, whole genome shotgun sequence DNA.
AAAAGCCGAGGACACCAGTGAACCAGTCCAAGATGAACATTGTGAATCTGGAAGGTATCAAGATGATTATAGCTTCCCTTTCTTCACAAAGAATACACAAATGAGTATGACTTGCAAATGCAATTGATATAAATTACGTAGTTTCATCTGACGTATGGATAGCACTCTGATTACTTAGCAAACAGCATTAGTCGCCAGACCCGTTTGGGGTGCACaaaaattattataagaatGCGATATCGAATTGAGTAATACGACTGACAGAACGTCACTCGCGTAGTAAGAACTTCGAACAGATTTACCATCACCAATCTAACAAAATACTCACTTATTAAAATTGAACTAGATTAACTAAAACTAGAGGAAGTTTATCACAATTTTTCGCACTTAATTCCAATTAATTACGTCGCAAAAATCGACGAATTATCTCTCGATTGATGGTAAATGTATGTTGGAACTTGGCTCTGATTATGCGATGAATCTGTTGGCAATGAATGACGTACGCTACTTCCGGTTGTCTAGGGTTATTAACGcgttttaaattaacaaataagttaaattaaataatttcgcaTATTTTTAAGGGTTATTTAAATCACAGCTTCTATAATACTTTCgaagtatttgtttatttaaaaaaaaaatacgagttTTACTttaggaaaattaaaaaaatatttagctaCTGTGAACGCATAATAAAAAGCTGACGGATTTGTGTGTGCTGCCGTTTaaaaaatgcttaaaaatatttattattttatattcattattttcttttttaattttgtcattaaTCGTGTATATATCTTATTAggattaaatgtaatatatttgtTAGCGGCACTAGTATTCAGGACAGAAACATAACAGGACAGTGATCTTTGAAGTTACAAAAATAGTTGGAATACGTTTTGGTTGATCAAGATTTTTACATCTTTGATGCTGGAAACACTGGAATCGGTTATGGCTATTCTTTCTTTCTAGTGTTTGACAGCTTTCAAAGCAAAAGGTATTTTCAAATTTCGCATAAATTCtttgtaaaatatgtaatttcaacggaaatataactaaatttctttaaaaCGTTTAACATATTATCTATCTTCGTCATCACAAGTTCTTCAGTGAGTGGATTCTTGTGATAATTATAGGTTAAAAAAGTGCTAAGTGTTGTGTCGTTTTCAGGCTGAGCCATGGCCCCGAGGAAAAACAAAGTTGCGAAGGAGGAGGTCCAGGTAACCCTGGGTCCTCAGCACTTGGTGGGCGAGACCGTTTTCGGCGTCGCTCACATCTTTGCCTCTTTCAACGACACATTCGTGCACGTTACCGACTTGTCTGGTCGGGAAACCATCGCCAGGGTGACTGGTGGCATGAAGGTGAAGGCCGATCGTGATGAGGCTTCTCCCTACGCCGCTATGTTGGCTGCTCAGGTGAGTTTCGGACAGTATTTTGTTATGTTGTTCTTTGAAAACTACTTGCATTACAATTTGAGGTTATGATCGTAACTAGAGGCAAGTAGCATGTAAACATGTACTAAATAAAACGACTTCAAACTAAGTATAGTCGACGACTCAGATTATTATCATACGTAACCACTACTTGCCTGCTATTTGAAAGCAATAGTGAAATACctgttatttacattttatattattagtatgtaCTTTTATTGAATACTACCTTGCCGTAAGGCATTTGATACAGAAGAGTCGGATCGTCTCTACCAagcaaatattgacacaaataaGTCACCAAAACAAACATTTGCGAGGTTTTGGCTGTATTATTCAAGgaatatttaaattaactagGTTTCTTCTAAGCGTAATTTGTTTGGAAATCTGGCATAAACTGCATACATTTTATTGCAAGAGACCCCATTGCCATCTAGATAGATGTATTTTTACAGATTCAGCATTTGTCTCTATTTGTTAAGACTTGACAGCTTGAGTAACAAGTCTAAATTTGTGAAACATATCTTGGGATTTTACAGGACGTTGCCGAGAAGTGCAAAACACTGGGCATCACTGCCCTCCACATCAAGCTCCGTGCCACCGGTGGCAACAAGACCAAGACTCCTGGACCCGGTGCCCAGTCTGCTCTCCGTGCGTTGGCTCGCTCCAGCATGAAGATTGGCCGTATTGAGGATGTCACCCCCGTACCGTCTGACTCCACCCGCAGGAAGGGAGGCAGACGAGGCCGCAGGCTGTAATCTGTTAGGTTAAGCTTACTGTGGACTTTTAATATAAAGTATGCAGTattttgagttttattttgtaacaaaTATGTTAGTCCTTCATCAAGACCTTAGgtatacattatgactttttcACCACTGACACATCCAGCTAACATGTGATATGAGTATATTGGGAGTTGTTTCTGTtataaggtcaatgtggggaaGAATGTCTTATCAGGTAAACCAACCCGTTTAAAAGCTCTTTCATGACTTCTAACTTgtgtttgtacacatactccacttacagaaggtcaGTAGAGCAAAAGAAGCAAAGCTCTGTCTGACCAAAGTACAAATACGTGAATTCTTGCCCTGCGACTGTCTTCCCAAGCAGAAAATTTGTATGCTGACTGGCCTTCTCCACACTGACCTTATATGAGATTCTACCCTCACCTGTCATTGACACGCTCACAATGTTAgatgataaacaaaaacattGCACATTTTAAATTGGGTACCAACTGTACCTCTACTATAGAGCCATACTAAGTACCTAACTATAGTTggttaagcaaatcttgtcagtaaataagaacaaaaaaaaactacacatccccttcttctgggcgccagcaccaatgcaagacaaagacagtatgactctccgtctacgcccgaaatcaGACAGTCATAGAGCATAGAGTATGTGTCTTTATTTTTTCGACACAAAGTTTCATTTTGTTCGACATGCTGGGAGGGAGGGTGTATTCAATTCACTACCATGGTTGTAGCATAGCAGTGAAGTTTTAGATAAGGGTTAAAATGAAGAGGGGATATAAAGAATACAACTTTTCTGAGAGAACATTGctgttattataattgtttattacatttcataataaatagttactattttaaaatatacatacaatacttTCTATGATAAACACTttacacaaaacaaaaaaatttcaATAGTACATTTAGAATTAAATTTCCAATTACCTTAAAAAatcattacaatattttttttctttacaataTATTGCACAGCTATGACACAGAAGAGTATATTACATCTGTGCCTCCTTCTATACTACTTTGTGATAACCAGTAAATGTAGTCCTATAATTATATAGCAATCTTTGTGAATCCTGTAACCAAAATCATATATACAGTTGCAAAAATTTATGTAAACAATGATTTACTTCTGTGTTATATTATTTACCCTATAAAATTACTGTTACCATAGAagcttaattacttattaacgtAAACGATTTAGGGCAAAACATACTGTCTACTGACAGCCTTATAAGGACACATACTGGATCGTAGCTTGGTGGCACAATATCTGTATAGGTACTATATCCTTATAAAGTGTGTATGTACGGAGAGATGGGGGCAAGTAC
It encodes the following:
- the LOC134743524 gene encoding small ribosomal subunit protein uS11; translated protein: MAPRKNKVAKEEVQVTLGPQHLVGETVFGVAHIFASFNDTFVHVTDLSGRETIARVTGGMKVKADRDEASPYAAMLAAQDVAEKCKTLGITALHIKLRATGGNKTKTPGPGAQSALRALARSSMKIGRIEDVTPVPSDSTRRKGGRRGRRL